The Pyrus communis chromosome 9, drPyrComm1.1, whole genome shotgun sequence genome has a segment encoding these proteins:
- the LOC137745942 gene encoding binding partner of ACD11 1 produces the protein MQQQTRTVQVKQLSDLASEREIHEFFSFSGEIERIQIQREPGKSKTAFVTFKDPKALEIALLLSGATIVDQIVTISPVQNYVPIEMQEVRMVVSADSVAPAENISPDAEDKTGSPTRVYVNKAQDVVTTMFAKGSAIGQDAVNKAKAFDEKHRLTASASEKVISFDRKVGLTEKLTVGISVVNEKVKSVDQRLHVSDKTMAAIFAAERKLNDTGSAVKTSRYVTAGAAWLNGAFGKVAKAGQVAGTKTREKFHMAVSNLTAKDPIAA, from the exons ATGCAGCAGCAG ACGAGGACGGTCCAAGTAAAGCAACTGTCAGATCTAGCTAGCGAGAGAGAGATTCACGAGTTCTTCTCCTTCTCTGGGGAAATCGAACGCATTCagatccaacg TGAGCCCGGGAAATCAAAGACTGCATTTGTTACTTTCAAGGATCCCAAAGCTCTTGAAATCGCGTTGTTGTTATCG GGAGCAACAATAGTAGATCAGATCGTGACCATTTCTCCTGTTCAAAATTATGTACCAATTGAGATGCAG GAGGTTAGGATGGTCGTAAGTGCTGATTCTGTTGCTCCTGCTGAAAATATTTCACCAGATGCTGAG GATAAAACTGGCTCCCCTACCAGGGTGTATGTTAATAAAGCACAAGATGTGGTGACCACTATGTTTGCAAAGGGTTCGGCTATTGGACAAGATGCCGTGAACAAGGCTAAAGCATTTGATGAAAAGCATCGGTTGACAGCAAGTGCATCAGAGAAGGTCATTTCCTTTGACAGGAAAGTGGGGCTTACAGAGAAATTGACAGTAGGCATTTCCGTGGTTAATGAGAAAGTGAAGTCTGTTGATCAGAGGCTTCATGTCTCAGATAAAACAATGGCAGCGATATTTGCAGCAGAGAGAAAATTGAATGATACGGGGTCAGCTGTCAAAACCAGCAG GTATGTGACTGCTGGAGCAGCGTGGCTAAATGGTGCTTTTGGTAAGGTGGCAAAGGCAGGACAGGTTGCAGGTACAAAAACCAGAGAAAAGTTCCATATGGCTGTCTCAAACTTGACGGCAAAG